A part of Sugiyamaella lignohabitans strain CBS 10342 chromosome D, complete sequence genomic DNA contains:
- the YPQ2 gene encoding Ypq2p (Putative vacuolar membrane transporter for cationic amino acids; likely contributes to amino acid homeostasis by exporting cationic amino acids from the vacuole; member of the PQ-loop family, with seven transmembrane domains; mutant phenotype is functionally complemented by rat PQLC2 vacuolar transporter; GO_component: GO:0000329 - fungal-type vacuole membrane [Evidence IDA] [PMID 14562095]; GO_component: GO:0071627 - integral component of fungal-type vacuolar membrane [Evidence IDA] [PMID 23169667]; GO_component: GO:0016021 - integral component of membrane [Evidence IEA]; GO_component: GO:0016021 - integral component of membrane [Evidence ISM] [PMID 12192589]; GO_component: GO:0016020 - membrane [Evidence IEA]; GO_component: GO:0005774 - vacuolar membrane [Evidence IEA]; GO_component: GO:0005773 - vacuole [Evidence IEA]; GO_function: GO:0015326 - cationic amino acid transmembrane transporter activity [Evidence IMP,ISO] [PMID 23169667]; GO_process: GO:0006865 - amino acid transport [Evidence IEA]; GO_process: GO:0034488 - basic amino acid transmembrane export from vacuole [Evidence IMP,ISO] [PMID 23169667]; GO_process: GO:0006810 - transport [Evidence IEA]), with protein sequence MSGNTTSILSAFHTSGPTTMSCPLLDGEDHLIRWIYYLTGNCVYGNISAFSWVFGHISFIAWLGAQLPQVAENYINQSVDGLSWGFLLNWFIGDFTNLLGCLLTHQLPFQTLLGFYYVNIDIVLGLQYIYYSSREHRRQIILDGKDSSDEESTDAVISTGSEILAHQTSAPIAISKKTVRSLSSSGLKAMLTSSFISSFTKVRAAPISEVSNVLATGATVATRAWLDSESIGRMSAWICAALYVTSRMPQIYKNFRRKSTWGTSMLLFSAALTGNVTYTLSILLSPEARGAKGHAFLLNELPFLIGSAGTVCFDITILIQRMCYGNERPEFRDSDEHRHHHHQSHSRSSRSHPHPHSHTADSGSSTIAGLHSTTPAIHYRSSTHQQPLLEDYDDVNANDTTPLSMSLQTNYSG encoded by the coding sequence ATGAGTGGAAATACGACATCCATTCTATCAGCATTCCATACTTCTGGACCCACAACCATGTCATGTCCTTTATTAGACGGAGAAGACCATCTGATCAGGTGGATCTATTATTTGACAGGAAACTGCGTGTATGGCAACATCTCTGCCTTTTCTTGGGTATTTGGCCATATATCATTTATAGCCTGGCTGGGAGCCCAGCTTCCACAAGTGGCAGAAAACTACATTAACCAGTCGGTTGATGGGTTATCATGGGGCTTCCTTCTAAACTGGTTTATTGGAGATTTTACCAATCTACTGGGCTGTCTATTAACGCATCAACttccttttcaaactcTTCTCGGATTCTATTATGTCAATATCGACATTGTGCTCGGCTTGCAGTACATCTACTATTCATCTCGAGAACATCGACGTCAAATCATTCTCGATGGCAAGGACTCTTCTGACGAAGAAAGCACTGATGCTGTAATCAGTACAGGTAGTGAGATATTAGCTCACCAAACTTCGGCACCTATTGCCATCTCCAAGAAGACAGTTCGCTCCCTTAGTAGTTCGGGTCTAAAAGCCATGCTCACCTCTTCATTCATCTCTTCATTTACTAAAGTACGAGCTGCCCCTATCAGCGAGGTATCCAACGTTCTTGCTACAGGAGCCACAGTTGCCACGAGAGCTTGGCTTGATTCTGAGAGTATTGGCCGAATGTCTGCTTGGATATGTGCTGCACTCTATGTAACTTCACGCATGCCTCAAATCTACAAGAACTTCCGTCGTAAGTCCACCTGGGGAACATCTATGCTGCTTTTCTCTGCTGCTCTCACTGGAAATGTCACATACACACTGTCGATTCTGCTGTCACCAGAAGCACGAGGTGCCAAAGGACATGCTTTCCTCCTGAACGAACTCCCCTTCCTTATTGGCTCAGCTGGTACCGTCTGTTTCGACATCACCATTCTCATCCAACGAATGTGCTACGGAAACGAGCGGCCTGAGTTCCGAGACTCTGACGAGCACCggcatcatcaccaccaatcGCACTCTAGATCCAGTCGCTCCCACCCCCATCCCCATTCACACACCGCAGACTCGGGCTCCTCGACCATTGCCGGACTCCATTCCACCACCCCAGCCATCCACTACCGGTCCTCAACCCACCAACAACCCCTCTTAGAAGACTACGACGACGTCAATGCCAACGATACCACCCCACTGTCAATGTCACTCCAAACCAACTACTCTGGCTAA